The Flavobacterium psychrophilum genome includes a region encoding these proteins:
- a CDS encoding transcriptional regulator, which produces MKHKILLAEDEPFLGKVIMESLEKKGYDVVLAPDGKAAWTLFNKNQFSLCILDVMMPYKDGFTLASQIRETNRKIPLMFLTAKADIKDVAQGYASGGNDYLRKPFSLEELFFRVAELLSRSEATENSGSNEMKIGTYAFLPKRQELIGVDNNAVKLSYKESRLLEMLIENKNNVLDRKEALIKLWGDDNFFNTRNMDVYITKLRKKLQQDTTVEIVNIRGFGYKLIC; this is translated from the coding sequence ATGAAACATAAGATACTTTTAGCCGAAGACGAGCCTTTTTTAGGCAAGGTTATCATGGAAAGCCTTGAAAAGAAAGGTTACGATGTTGTTTTGGCCCCCGATGGTAAAGCGGCATGGACTTTATTTAACAAAAACCAATTTTCGCTTTGCATTCTCGATGTCATGATGCCTTATAAAGATGGTTTTACACTGGCATCGCAAATACGGGAAACCAACCGTAAAATACCCCTGATGTTTCTTACCGCAAAAGCCGATATTAAGGATGTGGCACAGGGTTATGCGAGTGGCGGTAATGATTATCTTCGTAAACCGTTTAGCCTTGAAGAACTTTTCTTTCGGGTTGCCGAATTGCTCAGCAGAAGTGAAGCGACAGAAAACAGCGGTTCGAATGAAATGAAAATAGGCACGTACGCTTTCTTGCCGAAAAGGCAGGAGCTTATTGGTGTTGATAATAATGCGGTAAAACTGTCCTATAAAGAATCGAGGTTACTGGAAATGCTGATTGAAAACAAGAACAATGTACTGGACAGAAAAGAAGCGTTAATCAAGCTTTGGGGCGATGACAATTTTTTTAATACCCGCAATATGGATGTCTACATAACCAAACTGCGCAAGAAACTGCAACAGGATACAACTGTTGAGATTGTAAATATCAGGGGATTTGGTTATAAGCTTATCTGCTAA
- a CDS encoding osmotically inducible protein OsmC gives MGFKHIFKAEALWLSDRNIENIKKYSRNHTVTIEGKPVLDVSAAKVFKGDATLYNPEDMLLSSLISCHMMSYLYVCSQSGIEVLNYSDAAVATLEVDADGSGRFTEVILNPKVVIAQADRVEEALALHKKANQLCFIANSCNFPILHNPVCEVE, from the coding sequence ATGGGATTTAAACATATATTTAAAGCTGAAGCATTATGGCTGTCAGACAGGAATATAGAAAATATAAAGAAGTACAGCAGGAACCATACGGTAACTATAGAAGGTAAGCCTGTTTTAGATGTATCGGCAGCGAAAGTTTTTAAAGGTGATGCAACATTGTATAATCCCGAAGATATGTTATTAAGCAGTCTAATTTCCTGCCATATGATGTCTTACCTATATGTTTGCTCCCAAAGCGGAATTGAAGTGCTGAACTATTCCGATGCTGCTGTTGCCACTCTTGAAGTAGACGCTGATGGCTCAGGACGATTTACAGAAGTAATACTAAATCCAAAAGTAGTAATTGCTCAGGCTGACAGGGTAGAAGAAGCATTGGCATTGCATAAAAAAGCAAATCAGTTATGCTTTATTGCTAACTCCTGCAATTTTCCAATTTTGCACAATCCGGTTTGTGAAGTGGAATAA